A window from Cydia strobilella chromosome 9, ilCydStro3.1, whole genome shotgun sequence encodes these proteins:
- the LOC134744214 gene encoding uncharacterized protein LOC134744214: MSLAVAFLTSVLFPYSICTLIVDPNGYQYEVGTLLPNDGVSFYPEASAPAYQPITNILEVPQIPEQRNIRQLQPSPPKVPTDTSLIRKNLNSEINEIIESLNQLTENRMTENRMDENQESRAAERADEYGLYHRPTYGYPASPQNYGPWSPSYVPQYKHEQSPKLSLLKPDLLVKPVATKAASKISGLIELGLALLSGSASNDLELKGFKDIVINGIVKPLLTAKGGLKSLISKFSIPVISLFLINLEVLITIWWLWEEDCPQPVYHHPSNGYAPKPSYHAPSYPTQSYPPSYNYNPYK; this comes from the coding sequence ATGTCGCTGGCGGTAGCATTCTTGACGTCAGTTTTATTTCCATATAGTATATGTACATTAATAGTCGACCCTAATGGATATCAATACGAAGTGGGAACTTTGTTACCTAACGATGGAGTCTCGTTCTACCCGGAAGCAAGTGCGCCAGCGTATCAGCCAATTACGAATATTCTGGAAGTTCCGCAAATACCTGAACAGCGCAACATTAGGCAGTTACAGCCGTCTCCTCCAAAAGTTCCAACGGATACCTCGCTCATAAGAAAAAACTTGAACTCTGAAATCAACGAAATCATCGAATCTTTGAATCAGTTGACAGAGAACAGGATGACAGAAAACAGGATGGACGAAAATCAGGAGTCTCGTGCCGCTGAGCGGGCGGACGAATATGGATTGTATCACCGCCCTACTTATGGATACCCCGCAAGCCCACAGAACTATGGACCGTGGTCTCCTTCTTACGTGCCTCAATACAAACACGAACAATCTCCCAAACTATCACTGTTAAAGCCAGATCTTCTAGTGAAACCAGTGGCTACGAAGGCGGCAAGTAAGATCAGCGGTTTGATTGAGCTGGGCCTTGCATTGCTGTCAGGATCTGCCTCCAACGATTTGGAGCTAAAAGGTTTCAAGGATATTGTTATTAACGGGATAGTGAAGCCTTTGCTGACTGCTAAAGGTGGTCTGAAGTCTTTGATCAGTAAGTTCAGCATTCCAGTGATTTCTCTGTTCTTGATAAATTTGGAAGTGTTGATAACTATTTGGTGGTTGTGGGAAGAGGACTGCCCCCAGCCGGTGTACCACCACCCATCCAATGGATACGCACCGAAGCCGTCCTATCACGCTCCAAGCTATCCTACTCAAAGCTATCCTCCTAGCTATAACTACAATCCGTATAAATAA
- the LOC134744215 gene encoding uncharacterized protein LOC134744215, with translation MAEVLSKMLYLKRNSFSVMIVLNALLFVVFVSPVFGQENQALGPATPTSALPIPFMDLFTAPSNYYSEQVRKTYSDPGYSYHVSCPKSDSLSSLASVLGSAAKIMMSAAVIVFLKVAAGKMLLLPLTVMIIAKAGLKAFLLWPMISKMIKYFNKKKKKGHKSRMIMDCSERIACVIQRASRNGWASHLGAAATFSMINDIEEDAPFAKVLLSVLAGDKIAQCMSLDCGSGINIS, from the coding sequence ATGGCAgaggttttaagtaaaatgttGTATTTGAAGCGTAACAGTTTCTCAGTCATGATCGTATTAAACGCACttctttttgttgtttttgtgtcTCCTGTGTTCGGTCAGGAGAACCAAGCGTTAGGTCCCGCAACGCCCACAAGTGCGCTCCCTATACCGTTCATGGATTTGTTTACTGCACCATCAAATTATTACTCGGAACAGGTTCGGAAGACATATTCTGATCCTGGATACTCTTATCATGTGTCGTGTCCGAAGTCCGATTCTCTCTCTTCGTTGGCTAGTGTTTTAGGAAGTGCCGCTAAAATAATGATGTCCGCTGCTGTTATAGTGTTCCTTAAAGTGGCGGCTGGTAAAATGTTGTTGCTACCGCTCACAGTGATGATTATCGCCAAGGCAGGATTAAAGGCGTTCCTGTTGTGGCCCATGATATCGAAGATgatcaaatattttaataagaaaaagaaaaaaggtcACAAATCAAGAATGATCATGGATTGTTCGGAAAGAATCGCTTGTGTTATTCAGAGAGCTTCGAGGAACGGCTGGGCAAGCCACTTGGGTGCGGCTGCTACTTTTTCCATGATAAACGACATCGAGGAAGACGCTCCATTTGCCAAGGTTCTACTCAGTGTTTTGGCTGGCGATAAGATTGCACAATGTATGTCACTGGACTGCGGTTCCGGAATCAATATTAGCTGA